The following are from one region of the Coccinella septempunctata chromosome 7, icCocSept1.1, whole genome shotgun sequence genome:
- the LOC123317322 gene encoding uncharacterized protein LOC123317322 isoform X2 codes for MEKYKVELYIYDLSMGMAKTLAQMFIGRPLEGIWHTSIVVFGREYLFNSNGVENCIPASTHLGKPLRVEVLGYTEVPYQVFLEYLNSISESTYTGSTYNLFTHNCNNFSEEIAQFLVGKSIPQYILDLPKEVLNSNLSPPLLALLNQLEKGAHVGATGQSTKEGSPDYQELQSQIEEARYHSLLLELRRKRLTEKFFKREKKKAKERERRRREGEGGTQDEENTMSEAELVNGNNKVASPTAEQLLALDEEERLEEEEQKIDKNPPIVFSDAVDVKAEFDALINLIDGKISTVEQGCMEELSVYMLEGEGCWALSDNFLTFVGRVFNDAVFPVEARVRMTNILAAGALKSDIILLLHQDRKDHVLMNYAFGIDRLSLEEQQALSLLICNLFSNMSASEWLLYISEWNLNGQQTSNLRVTTKVSVHCLLADDKVLQDRGTAIIHNLGCKEVKTVVFDDVAVELAMAVLQFFNSKPSEEHLFRCMKALAKFSQVSRQEVPQLIQMIGPDPKSFAGTSERVDQQIAEIGTGRRS; via the exons atggaAAAATACAAGGTGGAATTGTACATTTACGATCTCTCCATGGGAATGGCTAAAACTTTAGCCCAAATGTTCATAG gaagaCCATTGGAAGGTATCTGGCATACTTCTATAGTTGTTTTCGGTAGGGAATACCTATTCAATTCGAATGGAGTTGAGAATTGTATCCCT GCAAGTACGCATTTGGGAAAACCACTAAGAGTTGAGGTTTTAGGATATACCGAGGTGCCATATCAGGTGTTCTTAGAATATCTCAACAGTATTTCTGAATCCACATATAC GGGATCCACCTATAATCTTTTCACACACAATTGTAATAATTTCTCCGAAGAAATAGCCCAGTTCTTGGTAGGAAAAAGCATACCTCAGTACATTCTCGACCTACCTAAGGAAGTCTTGAACTCAAACCTCTCTCCACCCCTATTGGCCCTGCTCAATCAGCTGGAAAAAGGAGCACACGTTGGTGCTACTGGGCAGAGTACTAAAGAGGGCAGTCCCGATTACCAGGAGTTGCAGTCTCAGATAGAAGAAGCAAG GTATCACTCTTTGTTACTTGAACTGAGAAGGAAAAGATTAACGGAAAAATTCTTTAAAAGGGAAAAAAAGAAGGCGAAAGAAAGAGAGAGAAGACGTAGAGAAGGTGAAGGAGGGACACAAGACGAA GAGAACACTATGAGTGAGGCAGAACTGGTTAATGGCAACAATAAGGTTGCTTCCCCAACAGCTGAGCAACTGTTGGCTTTGGACGAAGAAGAGAGGCTGGAGGAGGAAGAACAGAAGATTGACAAGAACCCCCCCATCGTTTTTTCCGATGCCGTTGAT GTCAAAGCGGAGTTTGACGCGTTGATCAATCTCATAGATGGAAAAATATCAACCGTTGAACAGGGTTGCATGGAGGAACTGTCCGTTTATATGCTAGAAGGCGAAGGTTGTTGGGCGCTCAGCGATAATTTCTTAACGTTCGTTGGAAGAGTCTTCAACGACGCAGTTTTTCCCGTGGAAGCCAGGGTAAGGATGACAAACATCCTTGCAGCGGGAGCTCTGAAGAGCGACATCATTCTTCTTTTGCATCAAGACAGGAAGGATCACGTCCTTATGAACTACGCCTTCGGAATCGACAGGCTCAGTTTGGAGGAACAGCAGGCTCTCAGTCTCCTC ATCTGCAACCTGTTTTCCAACATGAGCGCCTCCGAATGGCTCTTGTACATATCCGAGTGGAATCTGAACGGGCAGCAGACCAGCAACCTCAGGGTTACCACGAAAGTGAGCGTTCACTGCCTGTTGGCCGACGACAAGGTCCTGCAGGACAGGGGTACCGCCATCATCCACAACCTGGGTTGTAAGGAGGTAAAAACGGTG GTGTTTGACGACGTAGCGGTGGAGTTGGCCATGGCGGTGTTACAGTTCTTCAATTCTAAACCCTCAGAAGAACACCTGTTCAGGTGCATGAAGGCGTTGGCTAAGTTTTCCCAAGTTTCGCGACAGGAAGTACCACAACTGATCCAAATGATAGGACCGGATCCGAAAAGCTTCGCAGGTACCAGCGAGAGAGTCGATCAGCAGATAGCGGAAATCGGCACGGGTAGAAGATCTTAA
- the LOC123317322 gene encoding uncharacterized protein LOC123317322 isoform X3, which yields MEKYKVELYIYDLSMGMAKTLAQMFIGRPLEGIWHTSIVVFGREYLFNSNGVENCIPASTHLGKPLRVEVLGYTEVPYQVFLEYLNSISESTYTGSTYNLFTHNCNNFSEEIAQFLVGKSIPQYILDLPKEVLNSNLSPPLLALLNQLEKGAHVGATGQSTKEGSPDYQELQSQIEEARYHSLLLELRRKRLTEKFFKREKKKAKERERRRREGEGGTQDEENTMSEAELVNGNNKVASPTAEQLLALDEEERLEEEEQKIDKNPPIVFSDAVDVKAEFDALINLIDGKISTVEQGCMEELSVYMLEGEGCWALSDNFLTFVGRVFNDAVFPVEARVRMTNILAAGALKSDIILLLHQDRKDHVLMNYAFGIDRLSLEEQQALSLLICNLFSNMSASEWLLYISEWNLNGQQTSNLRVTTKVSVHCLLADDKVLQDRGTAIIHNLGCKEVFDDVAVELAMAVLQFFNSKPSEEHLFRCMKALAKFSQVSRQEVPQLIQMIGPDPKSFAGTSERVDQQIAEIGTGRRS from the exons atggaAAAATACAAGGTGGAATTGTACATTTACGATCTCTCCATGGGAATGGCTAAAACTTTAGCCCAAATGTTCATAG gaagaCCATTGGAAGGTATCTGGCATACTTCTATAGTTGTTTTCGGTAGGGAATACCTATTCAATTCGAATGGAGTTGAGAATTGTATCCCT GCAAGTACGCATTTGGGAAAACCACTAAGAGTTGAGGTTTTAGGATATACCGAGGTGCCATATCAGGTGTTCTTAGAATATCTCAACAGTATTTCTGAATCCACATATAC GGGATCCACCTATAATCTTTTCACACACAATTGTAATAATTTCTCCGAAGAAATAGCCCAGTTCTTGGTAGGAAAAAGCATACCTCAGTACATTCTCGACCTACCTAAGGAAGTCTTGAACTCAAACCTCTCTCCACCCCTATTGGCCCTGCTCAATCAGCTGGAAAAAGGAGCACACGTTGGTGCTACTGGGCAGAGTACTAAAGAGGGCAGTCCCGATTACCAGGAGTTGCAGTCTCAGATAGAAGAAGCAAG GTATCACTCTTTGTTACTTGAACTGAGAAGGAAAAGATTAACGGAAAAATTCTTTAAAAGGGAAAAAAAGAAGGCGAAAGAAAGAGAGAGAAGACGTAGAGAAGGTGAAGGAGGGACACAAGACGAA GAGAACACTATGAGTGAGGCAGAACTGGTTAATGGCAACAATAAGGTTGCTTCCCCAACAGCTGAGCAACTGTTGGCTTTGGACGAAGAAGAGAGGCTGGAGGAGGAAGAACAGAAGATTGACAAGAACCCCCCCATCGTTTTTTCCGATGCCGTTGAT GTCAAAGCGGAGTTTGACGCGTTGATCAATCTCATAGATGGAAAAATATCAACCGTTGAACAGGGTTGCATGGAGGAACTGTCCGTTTATATGCTAGAAGGCGAAGGTTGTTGGGCGCTCAGCGATAATTTCTTAACGTTCGTTGGAAGAGTCTTCAACGACGCAGTTTTTCCCGTGGAAGCCAGGGTAAGGATGACAAACATCCTTGCAGCGGGAGCTCTGAAGAGCGACATCATTCTTCTTTTGCATCAAGACAGGAAGGATCACGTCCTTATGAACTACGCCTTCGGAATCGACAGGCTCAGTTTGGAGGAACAGCAGGCTCTCAGTCTCCTC ATCTGCAACCTGTTTTCCAACATGAGCGCCTCCGAATGGCTCTTGTACATATCCGAGTGGAATCTGAACGGGCAGCAGACCAGCAACCTCAGGGTTACCACGAAAGTGAGCGTTCACTGCCTGTTGGCCGACGACAAGGTCCTGCAGGACAGGGGTACCGCCATCATCCACAACCTGGGTTGTAAGGAG GTGTTTGACGACGTAGCGGTGGAGTTGGCCATGGCGGTGTTACAGTTCTTCAATTCTAAACCCTCAGAAGAACACCTGTTCAGGTGCATGAAGGCGTTGGCTAAGTTTTCCCAAGTTTCGCGACAGGAAGTACCACAACTGATCCAAATGATAGGACCGGATCCGAAAAGCTTCGCAGGTACCAGCGAGAGAGTCGATCAGCAGATAGCGGAAATCGGCACGGGTAGAAGATCTTAA
- the LOC123317321 gene encoding uncharacterized protein LOC123317321 — translation MFGFLIGASLFVVVLFAVLPLLLFKFVVSQLLQSVWFWLISLIYPDLEFVKTTTVRSLLDTHRNQGIGSILLRVKGPAQPDAVKRHLQEVVNRRSKNGKLSFPRLHQALVTKGAQYAWKKVQFDIEKNVSVSTGIFKNRPVTEFNIQEYVSDLVSKYLPPNCSPWHIIIIPTLEDHHYILLKLHHILLNEHLNIGDLLPLIPPTKPSTGFFASDSPLNNIFKKPKSTPKLLEHIVLELTNFWNEFLSNYDPLENVALLKDNPSFTQFLAIAFITFVSIVKEIRRGFRVIKPDLHSRFTFVSYTIEKEKNKRQLHLSVFLKSIVVSLDPRNLFRISLKLFWTCCISLPVLLPSMLISEFFALYQCVVYGYCNNINTFVGSIKTYVPLIYGALFEFIELAKIIFYSPKNIISHILCQKEYLQTVTLSGRKCVAWSEPIKSSYLKTISKNFAVSELEIMLTAFSKNLSKYLKQTDHVIPEEIAIFMRNINSNYVFATGVNVRPEDSCSGILFMGLPVLNEEKGDTMIENLVKIRNRLNESLEKQQMSYFLTILQTKFGILTEVLPSILLIIYLRYLSRKFAISVTEVSSRHPNVTQKTIWGQEVESAIYFRPPQANTCISVCFNEYADHVKLGVICDTRLIPNHVLLARNFVSHIEDLTRYTPSSH, via the exons ATGTTCGGTTTTTTGATTGGTGCCTCTCTGTTCGTGGTTGTGCTTTTTGCTGTGCTGCCCTTGTTGCTTTTCAAGTTCGTAG TCAGTCAGCTGCTTCAATCAGTATGGTTCTGGTTGATCTCATTGATTTACCCAGACTTGGAATTCGTGAAAACAACCACCGTTAGAAGTCTCCTAGATACTCACAGGAACCAAGGTATCGGTTCGATACTGTTGAGAGTTAAAGGTCCCGCACAACCTGATGCTGTAAAACGGCACTTGCAG GAAGTGGTGAACAGAAGGAGCAAAAATGGAAAACTGAGCTTCCCCAGACTCCACCAAGCGCTGGTCACCAAAGGCGCCCAATACGCCTGGAAAAAGGTGCAGTTTGACATCGAGAAAAACGTTTCGGTCTCCACGGGTATCTTCAAGAATCGCCCCGTTACAGAGTTCAATATTCAG gaatatgtGAGCGATCTTGTCTCCAAATATCTGCCACCAAACTGCTCCCCATGGCACATCATCATTATACCTACCTTGGAAGACCACCATTACATCTTATTGAAATTGCATCATATTCTACTCAATGAACACCTCAACATCGGTGATCTCCTACCTTTAATTCCGCCAACTAAACCCAGCACCGG ATTCTTCGCTTCAGACAGCCCCCTCAACAATATCTTCAAGAAACCCAAGTCGACGCCGAAACTCCTGGAACACATCGTGTTGGAACTGACGAATTTCTGGAACGAGTTCTTGTCGAATTACGATCCGTTGGAAAACGTGGCGTTGCTGAAAGACAACCCTAGTTTCACCCAATTTTTGGCGATAGCGTTCATCACTTTCGTTTCGATTGTGAAAGAAATCAGACGCGGATTTAGAGTTATCAAACCTGATCTTCATTCTAGGTTCACTTTCGTGTCTTACACCATCGAGAAGGAGAAGAACAAGAGGCAGTTGCACCTGTCGGTTTTTCTCAAATCGATCGTGGTTTCCCTGGATCCCAGGAATCTGTTCAGGATTTCCCTGAAGCTGTTTTGGACGTGTTGTATTTCGTTGCCCGTTCTTCTACCTTCCATGTTGATTTCCGAGTTTTTCGCCTTGTATCAGTGCGTCGTTTACGGTTATTGCAACAACATCAACACTTTCGTCGGTTCGATAAAAACTTACGTACCTTTGATATACGGCGCTCTGTTCGAATTCATAGAATTGGCCAAGATAATATTTTATTCGCCTAAAAACATAATCTCTCATATTTTGTGCCAGAAAGAATACCTTCAAACGGTCACTTTGAGCGGCAGGAAATGCGTGGCCTGGTCTGAACCTATAAAAAGCAGCTATCTGAAAActatatcgaaaaatttcgCTGTGTCGGAACTTGAAATCATGCTGACGGCCTTCAGCAAGAACCTCTCGAAATACCTGAAACAAACGGACCACGTGATCCCCGAAGAAATAGCGATTTTCATGAGAAATATAAATTCCAACTATGTATTTGCTACCGGGGTTAACGTGAGACCTGAGGATTCTTGCAGCGGTATACTTTTCATGGGTTTGCCGGTCTTGAATGAGGAAAAGGGCGATACCATGATCGAGAATTTAGTGAAGATCAGAAATAGGTTGAATGAGAGTCTGGAGAAACAACAGATGTCCTATTTCTTGACGATTTTGCAAACCAAGTTTGGGATTTTAACCGAAGTTTTGCCTTCCATCCTCCTGATCATTTATTTGAGGTATTTGTCTAGAAAATTCGCCATATCTGTTACCGAAGTATCTAGTAGACATCCGAATGTTACTCAGAAGACTATCTGGGGCCAAGAAGTAGAGAGTGCCATATATTTCAGACCCCCACAGGCGAACACTT GTATTTCCGTGTGTTTTAACGAGTATGCTGACCATGTCAAATTGGGGGTTATTTGTGATACCCGTCTGATACCTAATCATGTGCTTTTAGCGAGAAATTTCGTCAGCCATATTGAGGACCTGACTCGTTACACTCCCTCTT
- the LOC123317322 gene encoding uncharacterized protein LOC123317322 isoform X1 codes for MEKYKVELYIYDLSMGMAKTLAQMFIGRPLEGIWHTSIVVFGREYLFNSNGVENCIPASTHLGKPLRVEVLGYTEVPYQVFLEYLNSISESTYTGSTYNLFTHNCNNFSEEIAQFLVGKSIPQYILDLPKEVLNSNLSPPLLALLNQLEKGAHVGATGQSTKEGSPDYQELQSQIEEARYHSLLLELRRKRLTEKFFKREKKKAKERERRRREGEGGTQDEENTMSEAELVNGNNKVASPTAEQLLALDEEERLEEEEQKIDKNPPIVFSDAVDVKAEFDALINLIDGKISTVEQGCMEELSVYMLEGEGCWALSDNFLTFVGRVFNDAVFPVEARVRMTNILAAGALKSDIILLLHQDRKDHVLMNYAFGIDRLSLEEQQALSLLICNLFSNMSASEWLLYISEWNLNGQQTSNLRVTTKVSVHCLLADDKVLQDRGTAIIHNLGCKEKLFKNIRIRQLLPKGCLSKVFDDVAVELAMAVLQFFNSKPSEEHLFRCMKALAKFSQVSRQEVPQLIQMIGPDPKSFAGTSERVDQQIAEIGTGRRS; via the exons atggaAAAATACAAGGTGGAATTGTACATTTACGATCTCTCCATGGGAATGGCTAAAACTTTAGCCCAAATGTTCATAG gaagaCCATTGGAAGGTATCTGGCATACTTCTATAGTTGTTTTCGGTAGGGAATACCTATTCAATTCGAATGGAGTTGAGAATTGTATCCCT GCAAGTACGCATTTGGGAAAACCACTAAGAGTTGAGGTTTTAGGATATACCGAGGTGCCATATCAGGTGTTCTTAGAATATCTCAACAGTATTTCTGAATCCACATATAC GGGATCCACCTATAATCTTTTCACACACAATTGTAATAATTTCTCCGAAGAAATAGCCCAGTTCTTGGTAGGAAAAAGCATACCTCAGTACATTCTCGACCTACCTAAGGAAGTCTTGAACTCAAACCTCTCTCCACCCCTATTGGCCCTGCTCAATCAGCTGGAAAAAGGAGCACACGTTGGTGCTACTGGGCAGAGTACTAAAGAGGGCAGTCCCGATTACCAGGAGTTGCAGTCTCAGATAGAAGAAGCAAG GTATCACTCTTTGTTACTTGAACTGAGAAGGAAAAGATTAACGGAAAAATTCTTTAAAAGGGAAAAAAAGAAGGCGAAAGAAAGAGAGAGAAGACGTAGAGAAGGTGAAGGAGGGACACAAGACGAA GAGAACACTATGAGTGAGGCAGAACTGGTTAATGGCAACAATAAGGTTGCTTCCCCAACAGCTGAGCAACTGTTGGCTTTGGACGAAGAAGAGAGGCTGGAGGAGGAAGAACAGAAGATTGACAAGAACCCCCCCATCGTTTTTTCCGATGCCGTTGAT GTCAAAGCGGAGTTTGACGCGTTGATCAATCTCATAGATGGAAAAATATCAACCGTTGAACAGGGTTGCATGGAGGAACTGTCCGTTTATATGCTAGAAGGCGAAGGTTGTTGGGCGCTCAGCGATAATTTCTTAACGTTCGTTGGAAGAGTCTTCAACGACGCAGTTTTTCCCGTGGAAGCCAGGGTAAGGATGACAAACATCCTTGCAGCGGGAGCTCTGAAGAGCGACATCATTCTTCTTTTGCATCAAGACAGGAAGGATCACGTCCTTATGAACTACGCCTTCGGAATCGACAGGCTCAGTTTGGAGGAACAGCAGGCTCTCAGTCTCCTC ATCTGCAACCTGTTTTCCAACATGAGCGCCTCCGAATGGCTCTTGTACATATCCGAGTGGAATCTGAACGGGCAGCAGACCAGCAACCTCAGGGTTACCACGAAAGTGAGCGTTCACTGCCTGTTGGCCGACGACAAGGTCCTGCAGGACAGGGGTACCGCCATCATCCACAACCTGGGTTGTAAGGAG aaattGTTCAAAAATATAAGGATTCGTCAGCTTTTGCCCAAAGGCTGTTTGTCTAAG GTGTTTGACGACGTAGCGGTGGAGTTGGCCATGGCGGTGTTACAGTTCTTCAATTCTAAACCCTCAGAAGAACACCTGTTCAGGTGCATGAAGGCGTTGGCTAAGTTTTCCCAAGTTTCGCGACAGGAAGTACCACAACTGATCCAAATGATAGGACCGGATCCGAAAAGCTTCGCAGGTACCAGCGAGAGAGTCGATCAGCAGATAGCGGAAATCGGCACGGGTAGAAGATCTTAA
- the LOC123317330 gene encoding high mobility group protein B1-like, which yields MMSDESENDGIFEDNNEHDVYYKKYKLLLEECAEIQKANEILVFRIQEVNKIVKKRHKEVQFFKKRLLQHYGEDWSVIPNTDLVKEEPHGSKSNVVVKTEKIKEEKFDDYEEKPEKTRNRRPVKRKTLKTEKDPNAPKRPSNPFFQFCQEQRPILMEELNSNLKPGEVEPSKQELTRQLAVRWKTLSVNDKRVYVDMYEKSKEKYAAEMSEYKMKN from the exons atgaTGTCTGATGAATCGGAAAACGATGGTATATTTGAGGACAACAATGAACATGATGTGTACTATAAAAAATATAAGTTGTTACTTGAAGAATGTGCAGAGATCCAAAAGGCGAATGAAATTCTTGTGTTCAG GATACAAGAAGTGAATAAAATAGTTAAGAAAAGACACAAAGAAGtacaattcttcaaaaaaaggTTGTTGCAACACTACGGTGAAGATTGGTCTGTGATTCCGAATACTGATTTGGTCAAAGAAGAACCACACGGTAGTAAATCCAACGTTGTGGTGAAAACTGAGAAGATAAAGGAAGAGAAATTCGATG ATTACGAAGAGAAACCGGAGAAAACGAGAAACAGAAGACCGGTAAAACGTAAAACATTGAAAACTGAAAAAGACCCAAACGCTCCTAAGAGGCCTTCCAatcccttttttcaattttgccaAGAGCAGAGGCCGATTCTGATGGAGGAGTTGAATTCGAACCTGAAGCCTGGCGAAGTTGAACCTTCAAAACAGGAATTGACGAGGCAACTGGCTGTGAGGTGGAAAACTTTGTCTGTTAATGATAAGAGG GTTTATGTGGATATGTATGAAAAATCTAAAGAAAAATATGCTGCTGAAATGTCTGAGTACAAAATGAAGAACTGA